From a region of the Armatimonas rosea genome:
- a CDS encoding CHAT domain-containing tetratricopeptide repeat protein: protein MTSIPAQTKPNPEVQALLDRALDAQRQRNFPEALRLLQSALTQARSQKDRSSEVVTLSYLGFVLMNQGRPQEAEDNYQKALTLYQERKDRAGEANTLGNLGILSLNQGLFPKALAYYQQVLPLFRDLGNKNGEGATLTNIGIVYTQLGKPDKALETYLQALPVHQATGNKNFEANTLGNISNLYSTLGEPAKALKYLEQTIALKKSIGDTESEGDIQRLLGEIYSEAGQPLKALEAFEKALVLCRTRSNLYGEAASLHGLATLQSALGQFPQALSNFQQSLLLHRGIGDKSGEANTVQGIGNVYLRLSQPAKAKEFFGQALTLYQAIQQRSGEANTLNSLGTLHQALGEHAAALRTYEKALTVYRAMGSKNGEGNTLRNIGATYHAQANFAKARTYFESALRLLRASGRTALEADVLASLGAVAANTKQVEKALTLLEQARNLYQSVGSRKGEADVLYTLGIVLRNSRKYSQALPYFQKAVAFYESQRTQLGGYTEAKSALLTANLTAYYHYLELLLHLRQGEEAFALAQKTKARGLLDLLAAGRVELSGSLTPEERAQEQDLKQQANFINAQMVREGVENEVGAKKRYAALKEELIKTERALQTLTDTLYSRHPEFAQKRAAKTANLADIAKLLPVDTALLDYIVLSQEKLALFVVTSKGVNAFILPIVYKSLVSKATALRSACADPRKDYKPLATELHKLLLAPAAKQLTGVKRLVICPDGALWDVPFQALLMNGQFLAQRYEISYAYSATGVQAALTVKADRKQPTQTLLAIANPDFGSTKRFGDLDNLPGQRPIDTPSRPIDTPSRPIDTPSRPIDTPSRPIDTPSRPIDTPSRPIDTPSRPIDSPSRAFDSVSRGKAIVALPGTQREADALKKLFPTATLMTGSAAQEGRAKLEASKYKYLHFATHGFFNDASPLLSSLVLAQPSSGSKDDGFLTAREIFDLDLSAEMVVLSACNTARGVQRTGDGVIGLTWALFVAGCPTQVVSQWAVDDASTATLMAGFYSNLATKKQGKGAALRQAALTLLQSQKHAHPYYWAPFVLMGDWR from the coding sequence ATGACTTCCATCCCAGCACAGACAAAACCCAACCCCGAGGTCCAGGCCTTGCTGGATCGCGCCCTGGATGCCCAGCGCCAGCGCAACTTCCCTGAGGCACTACGCCTCTTGCAGAGTGCTCTCACCCAAGCACGCTCCCAAAAAGATCGCTCCAGCGAGGTGGTCACCCTCAGCTATCTTGGCTTTGTCCTGATGAACCAAGGCCGTCCTCAAGAGGCGGAGGACAACTACCAGAAAGCGCTCACGCTCTACCAAGAACGCAAAGACCGAGCAGGCGAGGCCAACACGCTCGGAAATCTGGGGATCCTCTCACTCAACCAGGGGCTTTTTCCCAAGGCGCTGGCGTACTACCAGCAGGTTCTCCCCCTCTTCCGCGACCTCGGTAATAAGAATGGCGAAGGGGCCACCCTCACCAATATCGGGATTGTCTATACCCAGCTTGGAAAGCCGGACAAGGCGTTGGAAACCTACCTGCAAGCCCTGCCTGTCCACCAAGCGACGGGCAACAAGAACTTCGAGGCCAACACGCTGGGCAATATCAGCAATCTCTACTCCACCCTTGGGGAGCCCGCGAAGGCACTGAAGTATCTGGAGCAGACCATTGCCCTGAAGAAATCTATCGGCGACACCGAGAGTGAGGGGGATATCCAGAGGCTCTTGGGCGAGATCTACTCGGAAGCAGGCCAGCCCTTGAAGGCGCTAGAGGCGTTCGAGAAAGCGCTGGTGCTCTGCCGTACCCGTAGCAACCTCTACGGCGAGGCGGCGTCCCTCCATGGCCTCGCTACCCTCCAGAGCGCCCTTGGCCAGTTCCCACAGGCCCTCAGCAACTTCCAGCAGTCCCTCCTGCTTCACCGAGGGATCGGGGACAAGAGCGGCGAGGCCAACACTGTCCAAGGAATCGGCAATGTCTACCTGCGACTCAGCCAGCCCGCTAAGGCAAAAGAGTTCTTTGGGCAAGCCCTCACGCTCTATCAGGCCATCCAGCAACGCAGTGGCGAGGCCAACACCCTCAACTCGCTCGGGACGCTCCATCAGGCCCTCGGGGAACACGCCGCTGCCCTCCGCACCTACGAGAAAGCCCTCACGGTCTACCGAGCGATGGGTAGCAAAAACGGCGAGGGCAATACGCTTCGGAATATCGGGGCGACCTACCACGCACAAGCCAACTTTGCCAAAGCCCGCACCTACTTCGAGAGCGCCCTTCGGCTCCTTCGAGCAAGTGGTCGCACGGCGCTTGAGGCTGATGTCCTCGCTAGCCTGGGCGCGGTTGCGGCCAATACAAAACAAGTGGAGAAGGCTCTCACTCTCCTGGAGCAGGCACGTAACCTCTATCAGTCCGTGGGCAGCCGAAAAGGAGAGGCAGATGTGCTCTATACTCTCGGGATTGTCTTGCGCAACTCACGAAAGTACTCCCAAGCCCTCCCCTACTTCCAGAAGGCCGTGGCCTTCTACGAGAGCCAGCGCACCCAGCTCGGTGGCTACACGGAGGCCAAGAGCGCCCTCCTCACGGCAAACCTTACCGCCTACTACCACTACTTGGAGCTACTCTTGCACCTTCGCCAAGGGGAGGAGGCCTTTGCACTGGCACAGAAGACCAAGGCGCGGGGTTTGCTAGACCTACTGGCGGCGGGCCGGGTGGAGCTAAGTGGCTCACTAACTCCCGAGGAGCGGGCACAAGAGCAGGATCTCAAACAACAAGCTAACTTTATCAACGCTCAGATGGTGAGAGAAGGGGTAGAGAACGAGGTCGGGGCGAAGAAGCGCTACGCCGCACTGAAAGAAGAGCTGATCAAAACCGAGCGTGCCCTCCAAACCCTCACTGACACACTCTACTCCCGTCATCCCGAGTTCGCCCAAAAACGTGCCGCCAAGACGGCAAACCTCGCCGATATTGCCAAACTCCTTCCGGTCGACACGGCACTTCTGGACTACATTGTGCTGAGTCAAGAGAAGCTGGCCCTCTTCGTTGTCACCTCAAAAGGAGTAAACGCATTTATCCTCCCCATTGTCTACAAGAGCTTGGTCAGTAAGGCGACGGCCCTTCGCTCCGCCTGTGCCGACCCGCGCAAGGACTACAAACCGCTCGCCACCGAGCTCCACAAGCTCCTGCTCGCCCCGGCTGCAAAGCAGCTCACGGGCGTCAAGCGCCTCGTCATCTGCCCCGACGGAGCGCTCTGGGATGTCCCGTTTCAAGCCTTGCTCATGAACGGCCAGTTCCTCGCACAGCGCTACGAGATTTCCTACGCCTACTCCGCAACCGGCGTCCAAGCCGCGCTGACGGTGAAGGCAGATCGAAAGCAACCCACGCAAACCCTACTCGCAATCGCCAACCCAGACTTCGGCTCAACCAAGCGCTTCGGCGATCTGGACAATCTACCCGGACAAAGGCCTATCGACACGCCAAGCCGTCCCATTGATACACCAAGCCGTCCGATCGACACCCCCTCCCGGCCGATAGATACGCCAAGTCGGCCCATCGACACACCGTCGCGGCCTATCGATACTCCCTCCCGGCCCATCGACACACCAAGCAGACCCATTGACTCTCCCTCCCGTGCTTTCGATAGCGTCTCACGGGGCAAGGCCATTGTCGCACTTCCGGGCACACAACGAGAGGCCGATGCCCTCAAGAAGCTCTTCCCAACCGCAACTCTCATGACCGGCAGCGCGGCGCAAGAAGGCAGAGCAAAGCTGGAAGCCAGCAAGTACAAGTACTTGCACTTTGCGACGCACGGCTTCTTCAATGATGCAAGCCCACTTCTCTCTTCCCTCGTGCTGGCACAACCGAGCTCGGGCAGCAAGGACGATGGCTTTCTCACAGCACGGGAGATCTTCGACTTGGACTTGTCAGCGGAAATGGTTGTGTTGTCCGCGTGTAACACAGCGCGGGGCGTTCAGCGAACCGGGGATGGCGTGATTGGCCTCACCTGGGCGCTCTTTGTCGCAGGCTGCCCGACACAAGTGGTGAGCCAGTGGGCCGTGGACGATGCCAGCACGGCGACACTCATGGCGGGATTCTACAGCAACTTAGCCACCAAGAAACAGGGCAAGGGTGCGGCATTGCGGCAGGCGGCGCTCACGCTCCTGCAGAGCCAAAAGCACGCACACCCGTACTACTGGGCACCCTTTGTCCTCATGGGCGACTGGAGATAG
- a CDS encoding glycosyl hydrolase produces the protein MKKQRFSPAIVPVGAGSYTTVLPPGAKEPGVAPFVTASVKRPVPTNDWWSSLAFLPFSNQMFPHPLGLQAGARGLRLYYPGVGYTANPEGIFTAIQPEPHDLTIGHSAHPTFPDARVESWSDWFVTAAFGPQLHLTFGHGSPFVYGKLEGGDPTFRFASPPTVFAGDSKSAVLGVRVQGRAYALFGPSGCVWEGVGTAQLTCKSGGKSYFSVALLPDSNPETLALFARYAHNHVTDSKASWSYDEKASKVTTRYTLTVKSYEGGAPGTLYALLPHQYQRSRDPLTGHTYQCARGVLKLAAGTGFTTTVPFHGVLPQLPDLGTYDKATLTKYLDTDAAGYKPELVDTYWTGKFLGKLATLAALADATGDQAANQQFKPRLKALLEDYFTARPGKTKGLFYYNKPWGTLIGYPASYGSDEALNDHHFHYGYFIRAAAELARQEPQWAAPERWGGMVKLLIRDCANPDRDDPLFPFLRNFDLYEGHTWADGKGDFADGNNNESSSEAMNAWTGMILWGELMGDKKLRDTGIFLYVTEKDAIDTYWFDVNKLYPKAFTRSLASMVWGAKAVFATWFSGDPIHMHGINLLPVQSGSLYLGTHPTYIKENLTSLAAERVAHDKKDPKFDPSKPPRTGKNWGGWGDVILMYQALADPAAALASCNFETQEIEQGNSRANFYHWVHFLNKVGQVETSVTADTPLYGVFKKGTQRTYVVYSPTAQPRKITFSDGKVVTTKKAGLTISSRP, from the coding sequence ATGAAGAAACAACGCTTTAGCCCCGCGATTGTCCCGGTCGGGGCAGGAAGCTACACGACCGTGCTACCCCCCGGTGCCAAGGAGCCGGGAGTGGCTCCCTTTGTGACGGCCTCGGTCAAGCGCCCCGTGCCCACCAACGACTGGTGGAGCTCGCTGGCGTTTCTCCCGTTCTCCAACCAGATGTTCCCCCACCCGCTCGGTCTCCAGGCGGGGGCAAGGGGTCTGCGCCTCTACTACCCCGGAGTCGGCTACACCGCCAACCCCGAGGGGATCTTCACGGCGATCCAGCCCGAGCCGCATGACCTCACGATCGGCCACTCCGCACACCCCACCTTCCCCGATGCCCGTGTCGAGAGCTGGAGCGACTGGTTTGTGACGGCGGCCTTTGGCCCCCAGCTCCACCTGACCTTTGGCCACGGCTCCCCCTTTGTCTACGGCAAGCTCGAGGGCGGCGACCCGACCTTTCGCTTTGCGAGCCCCCCGACGGTCTTTGCGGGCGACAGCAAGAGCGCCGTGCTGGGGGTGCGTGTCCAGGGCCGCGCCTACGCCCTCTTTGGCCCAAGTGGCTGTGTCTGGGAGGGGGTGGGGACGGCGCAGCTTACCTGCAAGAGCGGGGGCAAGTCGTACTTCTCGGTGGCGCTGCTTCCTGATAGCAACCCCGAGACACTAGCACTCTTTGCGAGATACGCGCACAACCATGTCACGGACTCAAAGGCGTCTTGGAGCTACGACGAGAAGGCGAGCAAGGTCACGACACGCTATACCTTGACCGTGAAGTCCTACGAGGGGGGGGCGCCGGGGACGCTCTACGCGCTCCTGCCGCACCAGTACCAGCGGAGCCGCGATCCCCTCACGGGCCATACCTACCAGTGCGCCCGCGGTGTCCTCAAGCTGGCAGCCGGAACGGGCTTTACCACGACCGTGCCCTTCCACGGGGTCCTGCCCCAGCTCCCGGATCTAGGGACTTACGACAAGGCGACACTCACGAAGTACCTCGACACCGATGCGGCCGGCTACAAGCCCGAGCTGGTCGATACCTACTGGACCGGCAAGTTCCTCGGAAAGCTCGCCACCCTCGCCGCCCTCGCCGATGCCACGGGCGATCAGGCGGCCAACCAGCAGTTTAAGCCCCGGCTCAAGGCGCTCCTGGAGGACTACTTTACGGCAAGACCGGGCAAGACCAAGGGGCTGTTCTACTACAACAAGCCCTGGGGGACCCTGATCGGCTACCCGGCGTCGTATGGCAGCGATGAGGCGCTCAACGACCATCATTTCCACTACGGCTACTTTATCCGCGCCGCCGCCGAGCTGGCGCGCCAGGAGCCGCAGTGGGCCGCGCCCGAGAGGTGGGGCGGGATGGTCAAGCTCCTTATCCGCGACTGCGCCAACCCGGACCGCGACGATCCCCTGTTCCCCTTCTTGCGCAACTTCGACCTCTACGAGGGCCACACCTGGGCCGATGGCAAGGGCGACTTCGCCGATGGCAATAATAATGAGTCGTCGTCGGAGGCCATGAACGCCTGGACCGGGATGATCCTCTGGGGGGAGCTCATGGGCGATAAGAAGCTCCGCGACACGGGGATCTTTCTCTACGTGACAGAGAAGGACGCGATCGATACCTACTGGTTCGATGTCAACAAGCTCTACCCCAAGGCCTTCACCCGCTCGCTGGCGTCGATGGTCTGGGGGGCGAAGGCGGTCTTTGCCACCTGGTTCTCCGGCGACCCGATCCACATGCACGGTATCAACCTGCTCCCGGTGCAGAGCGGCTCGCTCTACCTGGGGACCCACCCCACCTACATCAAGGAGAACCTGACAAGCCTCGCCGCCGAGCGTGTCGCCCACGATAAGAAAGACCCCAAGTTCGATCCGAGCAAGCCCCCGCGCACGGGCAAGAACTGGGGCGGCTGGGGCGATGTGATCCTGATGTACCAGGCCCTCGCCGACCCCGCGGCGGCGCTGGCAAGCTGCAACTTCGAGACCCAGGAGATCGAGCAGGGCAACTCCCGCGCCAACTTCTACCACTGGGTGCATTTCCTCAACAAGGTCGGCCAGGTGGAGACGAGCGTGACTGCCGACACGCCGCTCTATGGCGTCTTCAAGAAAGGCACCCAGCGCACCTACGTGGTCTACAGCCCCACGGCGCAGCCGCGAAAAATCACCTTCTCCGATGGTAAGGTTGTCACCACGAAGAAAGCGGGGCTGACTATCTCCAGTCGCCCATGA
- a CDS encoding glycoside hydrolase family 44 protein, which translates to MQKTARITINVTETYPISPLIYGVNFPDWSGMRGLTVPLARQGGNRMTAYNWETNASNAGSDWKHQNDAYLDKTDEAGHTTRVFLEGALRHGATAILTVPMAGYVAADKKGDGDVNQTPNYLATRFRRSLPKKPGKLVYPPNPQDDAVYQDEFVAWVEKQKGAGTVWYALDNEPDIWAGTHARIVPKTPTYAAFLERSIAYTAAIKSVAPRAKVCGPVSYGWQGFRRFQDASDAGNRDFLDFYLDGMHAAEKKTGKRLLDYLDIHFYPEAQGAGGRITEDKPGNAEARIQAPRSLWDPSYVEKSWITDSLGKKPIALLPRLLKQIETHYPGTKLAITEYHYGGRNEISGALSQADVLGVYGRYGVHAACIWGMSAKDTAQLAGFRAFAGFGELGLKVTGETPAEDSVYAARSRKKPGVVRVVLLNKTEQPRAFTLALKGATVKVATATVTTANNLGQATSLPAGVQDGKVLLTAPALSLVTLELR; encoded by the coding sequence ATGCAGAAGACCGCCCGTATCACCATCAATGTCACCGAGACCTATCCGATCTCCCCACTGATCTACGGAGTGAACTTCCCCGACTGGAGCGGGATGCGTGGGCTCACCGTTCCTCTTGCGCGCCAGGGGGGAAACCGGATGACCGCCTACAACTGGGAGACCAACGCCAGCAACGCCGGCTCGGACTGGAAGCACCAGAACGATGCGTACTTGGACAAGACCGACGAAGCAGGCCACACGACACGGGTCTTCCTGGAGGGTGCTCTGCGCCACGGTGCCACCGCGATCTTGACGGTCCCGATGGCGGGCTACGTGGCGGCGGACAAAAAGGGCGATGGCGATGTCAACCAGACCCCCAACTACCTGGCGACCCGCTTTCGGCGCTCCCTGCCCAAGAAGCCCGGGAAGCTTGTCTATCCTCCGAATCCCCAGGACGATGCGGTCTACCAGGATGAGTTTGTGGCGTGGGTGGAGAAGCAGAAGGGGGCGGGGACGGTCTGGTACGCGCTGGACAACGAGCCCGATATCTGGGCGGGCACCCACGCGCGCATTGTCCCCAAGACCCCGACCTACGCCGCGTTTCTGGAGCGCAGTATCGCCTACACCGCCGCGATAAAGTCCGTGGCGCCTCGTGCCAAGGTCTGCGGCCCCGTGAGCTACGGCTGGCAGGGCTTCCGGCGCTTCCAAGACGCCAGCGATGCGGGCAACCGGGACTTTCTGGACTTCTACCTGGATGGCATGCACGCCGCGGAGAAAAAGACCGGCAAGCGGCTGCTAGATTATTTGGACATCCACTTCTACCCCGAGGCCCAGGGCGCTGGCGGGCGCATCACCGAGGACAAGCCCGGCAATGCGGAGGCACGGATTCAAGCCCCCCGCTCGCTCTGGGACCCGAGCTATGTGGAGAAGAGCTGGATCACGGACTCGCTGGGCAAGAAGCCCATCGCGCTCCTGCCGCGCCTCTTGAAACAGATCGAGACCCACTACCCCGGCACGAAGCTGGCGATCACGGAGTACCACTACGGCGGGCGCAACGAGATCAGCGGCGCACTCTCCCAGGCCGATGTTCTGGGGGTCTACGGCCGCTACGGGGTCCACGCCGCCTGTATCTGGGGGATGAGCGCCAAGGACACGGCGCAGCTCGCGGGATTTAGAGCGTTTGCGGGCTTTGGTGAGCTCGGGCTGAAGGTGACGGGCGAGACCCCTGCGGAGGACTCGGTCTATGCGGCGCGTAGTCGCAAGAAGCCCGGTGTCGTGCGGGTAGTGCTCCTCAACAAGACCGAGCAGCCCCGCGCCTTTACCCTCGCGCTCAAGGGAGCAACCGTCAAGGTGGCGACCGCGACCGTGACCACCGCCAACAACCTAGGCCAGGCAACGAGCCTCCCCGCAGGAGTCCAGGACGGCAAGGTGCTCCTCACCGCCCCAGCGCTGAGCCTGGTTACTTTGGAGCTACGCTAG
- a CDS encoding CHAT domain-containing tetratricopeptide repeat protein yields MTLNRNSMQQVLEKAAPEVMELVRQAQQANSAGDPEKALQLYSQAIEKARMLKDRIGEAGSLYITAGIYRRQGQTAKAIEYYQQAIPLYHELGSLRQEGVSLNFLGLLYVEQNDPKKSQESFEGALRVHRANKDAKGEAMALSNLGVLANMIGQPLKALEYLEQSLPPTRALGDTAREAEILSKLGDVYQALSQPQKALEFYLKALPTLETLKNKTTLAQTANNLGNLYDMLGQPQKALEFYQRALPLFRAAGEKHNEANVLNNMAILHKTQGQPQRAQELFGQAGTLYRALGNKVGEATVLHNQADSYLKQGQPQKALAAFQQALTLFQALRYRSGEGKTLTSVGKAYSALQQPQKALPYLQQALAIHRETGERTGEISALSQLALTDEQLKRPASAEAHYAQAIESLERLRTRLGGLTEAKSTVLAGTLEIYYRYLQLLLAQGKEARAFEVAQQTKARSLLDLMAAGRVDLSAELQPDERQKLQALRERADTLNQQMVKEGVENEVGAKQRYAALKQELQKTESQLQTLTDTLYATHPRLAQAQAAKTVTLSGLATLLPPDTALLEYVVLSEKTLALFVATHRGVKALTLPLSYPKLVTQAATFRAACADPRKDYKPLATELHKLLLTPAAKQLTGVKRLVICPDGALWDVPFQALLTGGQFLAQRYEISYAYSATGAQAALTTKAKRKQPTQTLLAIANPDFGSTKRFGDLDNLPGQRPIDTPSRPIDTPSRPIDTPSRPIDTPSRPIDSPSRPIDSPSRPIDSPSRAFDIVSRGKAIVALPGTQREADALKRLFPSATLMTGSAAQESTAKAEATKFRFLHFATHGFFNDASPLLSSLVLAQPSAGSKDDGFLTAREIFDLDLSAEMVVLSACNTARGVQRTGDGVIGLTWALFVAGCPTQVVSQWAVDDASTATLMAGFYGNLATKKQGKGAALRQASLALLQNPKHAHPYYWAPFVLMGDWR; encoded by the coding sequence ATGACTCTTAATCGCAATAGCATGCAGCAAGTCTTGGAGAAGGCAGCTCCTGAGGTCATGGAGCTTGTGCGGCAGGCGCAGCAAGCGAACTCCGCGGGAGACCCCGAGAAAGCCCTACAGCTCTACTCCCAAGCCATCGAAAAAGCGCGGATGCTTAAGGACCGGATCGGGGAGGCCGGTAGCCTCTACATCACCGCCGGAATCTACCGCCGCCAGGGCCAGACCGCGAAGGCGATCGAGTACTACCAGCAGGCCATCCCCCTCTACCACGAGCTAGGCTCCCTGCGGCAAGAGGGCGTGAGCCTCAACTTCCTGGGCCTGCTCTACGTCGAGCAGAACGATCCGAAAAAGTCCCAAGAGTCCTTTGAGGGTGCCCTGCGTGTCCACCGCGCCAACAAGGATGCCAAGGGGGAGGCGATGGCCCTGAGCAACCTTGGGGTGCTGGCGAACATGATCGGCCAGCCGCTCAAGGCGCTGGAGTACCTGGAGCAGTCCCTGCCCCCCACCCGCGCCCTCGGCGACACGGCCCGGGAGGCGGAGATTCTGAGCAAGCTGGGCGATGTCTACCAGGCACTGAGCCAGCCGCAGAAGGCCCTGGAGTTCTACCTCAAGGCCCTGCCCACTCTGGAGACGCTCAAAAACAAGACAACACTGGCCCAGACCGCCAACAACCTCGGTAACCTCTACGACATGCTCGGGCAGCCACAGAAGGCCCTGGAGTTCTACCAGCGTGCCCTCCCCCTGTTTCGTGCGGCCGGGGAGAAGCACAACGAGGCCAATGTCCTCAACAACATGGCCATTCTCCACAAGACGCAGGGCCAGCCTCAGCGAGCGCAGGAGCTCTTTGGGCAAGCGGGGACGCTCTACCGGGCGCTGGGCAACAAGGTAGGGGAGGCGACCGTCCTCCACAACCAGGCAGATAGCTACCTGAAGCAGGGCCAGCCGCAGAAGGCACTCGCCGCCTTCCAGCAGGCGCTCACACTCTTTCAGGCCCTCCGCTACCGTAGCGGGGAGGGGAAGACCCTCACCAGTGTCGGCAAGGCCTATAGTGCGCTCCAGCAGCCCCAAAAGGCCCTCCCCTACCTCCAACAAGCGCTTGCGATCCACCGTGAGACAGGCGAGCGTACGGGGGAGATCAGCGCCCTCAGCCAGCTCGCCCTCACCGACGAGCAGCTGAAGCGTCCCGCCAGCGCGGAGGCGCACTACGCCCAGGCCATCGAGTCGCTAGAGCGGCTCCGCACCCGGCTCGGGGGGCTGACCGAGGCCAAGTCGACCGTCCTGGCAGGCACCCTGGAGATCTACTACCGCTACCTGCAGCTCCTGCTGGCGCAGGGCAAGGAGGCGCGTGCCTTCGAGGTCGCCCAGCAGACCAAGGCACGCTCGCTCCTCGACCTCATGGCCGCGGGACGAGTCGATCTGAGCGCCGAGCTCCAGCCCGACGAGCGCCAAAAACTCCAGGCCCTCCGCGAGAGAGCGGATACGCTGAACCAGCAGATGGTCAAGGAGGGAGTCGAGAACGAGGTGGGCGCGAAGCAGCGCTACGCCGCGCTCAAGCAGGAGCTCCAAAAGACCGAGAGCCAGCTCCAGACCCTCACCGATACCCTCTACGCCACCCATCCGCGGCTTGCGCAGGCTCAGGCCGCCAAGACCGTCACTCTGTCCGGGCTCGCCACGCTCCTCCCCCCCGACACGGCCTTACTGGAGTATGTCGTGCTCTCCGAAAAGACACTGGCGCTCTTTGTCGCGACGCACCGTGGGGTCAAGGCACTCACCCTGCCGCTTAGCTACCCCAAGCTCGTCACCCAAGCCGCAACATTTCGCGCCGCCTGCGCCGACCCGCGCAAGGACTACAAACCGCTCGCCACGGAGCTTCACAAGCTCCTGCTTACTCCGGCAGCAAAGCAGCTCACGGGCGTCAAGCGCCTCGTCATCTGCCCCGACGGAGCGCTCTGGGATGTCCCGTTTCAAGCTCTGCTCACCGGAGGCCAGTTCCTCGCACAGCGCTACGAGATTTCCTACGCCTACTCCGCAACAGGCGCACAGGCCGCACTGACCACTAAAGCCAAACGCAAGCAACCCACGCAAACCCTACTCGCAATCGCAAACCCAGACTTCGGCTCAACCAAGCGCTTCGGCGACCTCGATAACCTGCCAGGGCAACGTCCCATTGATACTCCGAGTCGCCCCATCGACACACCATCACGGCCCATTGATACGCCGAGCAGACCTATTGATACACCGTCTAGGCCTATCGATTCACCGTCTAGGCCTATCGATTCACCCTCTCGTCCCATTGACTCTCCATCACGCGCTTTTGACATCGTCTCACGGGGCAAGGCCATTGTCGCACTTCCGGGCACACAGCGCGAAGCCGATGCACTCAAGCGGCTCTTTCCCAGCGCAACCCTGATGACGGGCAGCGCGGCACAGGAAAGCACCGCAAAGGCAGAAGCAACGAAATTCCGTTTTCTGCACTTTGCGACCCACGGCTTCTTCAACGATGCCTCTCCCTTGCTCTCTTCCCTCGTGCTGGCACAGCCAAGCGCGGGCAGCAAAGACGATGGCTTTCTCACAGCACGGGAGATCTTCGACTTGGACTTGTCAGCGGAAATGGTTGTGTTGTCCGCGTGTAACACGGCGCGGGGCGTTCAGCGAACCGGGGATGGCGTGATTGGCCTCACCTGGGCGCTCTTTGTCGCAGGCTGCCCGACCCAAGTCGTGAGCCAGTGGGCCGTGGACGATGCCAGCACAGCGACACTCATGGCGGGATTCTACGGCAACTTAGCCACCAAGAAACAGGGCAAGGGGGCGGCATTGCGGCAGGCATCGCTCGCGCTCCTGCAGAATCCAAAGCACGCGCATCCCTACTACTGGGCACCCTTTGTCCTCATGGGCGACTGGAGATAG